Sequence from the Cellulomonas fimi ATCC 484 genome:
GCCCCGCCCGACGCGCGGCGGTCCGACCGCGACGGCGGCGTACGTCTACCTCAAGCTCGACCCGTCGAAGGGCGCGTACTGGGAGAACTCGGGGCAGCAGTACCTCGTCGCGGCGTGGGAGGGCGCCGAGTGGCGCAACATCACGTGGGAGCAGATCCGTGACGCGGTGCCCGTCGAGGTCTGCGGGGCCGGCTGGGCCGTGCAGGAGGACGCCGCGTACGGCGGCACCGAGGTGTTCACGGACTCCGAGGCGCCCCACTACCCGGACGGCGTGCTGAAGTGGACGGACAAGGGCGGGCCGCTGTTCGACGCGGACCACTGGGACCTGGAGGAGCACGTCGGGGCCGTCCCGGACTGCGCCCCGACCTACCCGGTGCCGACGCCCACGCCCACGCCGTCGGTGCCGCCCGTGCCGACCCCCACGCCGACGGTGACGCAGTCGGGCCCGACGCCGAGCGCCACGCCGACGACGACCCCGTCCGCCGTGCCCGCCCCGACGTCCTCCGCGACGCCCGCGCCGACGACCACGCCCACGTCGGAGGTGCTCGCCGCGACGCCGCGCCCGACGCCGTCCGCCACGGTCCGTTCGGAGGTGCTCGCCGCGGGTGACGCGGCGCTGGCCACGACGGGCTCGACCGTCCTCCCCGTGGCGATCGGGGCCGGGGTCCTGGTGGCCGCCGGTGGTGTGCTCGTCGCCCTGCGGCAGCGTCGTCGGTCGAACGGCTCCGACGCCTGACGCGTCGCCCCGGCACATGATGGCCGGTGAGCTCCCTGCGGGTGGGCTCGCCGGCCGTCGTGCTGTCCGGGCGCACCCGGCACCCGCCGACGGCCGGTCCCGCACCGGGGGGGCGCCCTGCGTCGAGGACCGAGGCGCGGTGCACGTCGCTGCGCGCCGCAGCGGTGCCGGCGGCGGCTCCTGGCGGGGGACCGGCGGTTTCGTCCATCGTGCCGGATGCCGTACCATGGTCCGTTGGGTGTGTGCCCGAACATCGTCGCGCGACAGGTCTCCTTCCCGGGGCCTCACCGTGGCGGGGCAGCACTCTCCACGAACGCCGGTCCCGTCCCCGCACGCGCGGGGGCCACGGCTGACGTGGGCTGATCGAAACCGACCGACAGTTAGCGGAGGACATGGCGAAGAAGGACGGTGTCATCGAGATCGAGGGCAGCGTCGTGGAGGCTCTGCCGAACGCGATGTTCCGCGTGGAGCTCACCAACGGCCACAAGGTGCTCGCCCACATCTCGGGCAAGATGCGTCAGCACTACATCCGCATCCTCCCGGAGGACCGGGTGGTCGTGGAGCTGAGCCCGTACGACCTGTCCCGCGGTCGAATCGTCTACCGCTACAAGTAACCACCACTCGAACACGCCGTCACGCCCCCGGGAACGGGGGTCCACGGCGGCGGAGGAACACGCGATGAAGGTCAAGCCCAGCGTCAAGAAGATCTGCGACAAGTGCAAGGTGATCCGCCGGCACGGTCGCGTCCAGGTGATCTGCGAGAACCTGCGCCACAAGCAGCGCCAGGGCTGACGCCCTGACGTGGGCCGCGGACGGTGTCCGCGGCACAGGTCGAGCAGCACCACCGGTCCCCACGGGGACCACGGCCCCTCGGGGCCGGCAAGCGCACCGCCACTCCGGCCGGTGCCGGGCTCCACGCCTGGCCGGGCCGGCGAACCCTCGGTCGGAGGCCGGGGCCCGCAGCACGCGGGAGGGCGGTGCGGAAGACCTCCGACGCAGTTCAGGAGCCACCAGGCACATGGCACGTCTCATCGGCGTCGACCTCCCCCGCGAGAAGCGGCTGGAGATCGCGCTCACCTACATCTACGGGGTCGGCCGCACGCGCGCCCAGCAGACCCTCGCCGCCACGGGCATCAGCCCCGACGTCCGCGTGAAGGACCTCGGGGACACCGAGCTCGTCGCGCTGCGTGACTACCTCGAGGGCAACTTCAAGCTCGAGGGTGACCTCCGTCGCGAGGTCGCCGCGGACATCCGCCGCAAGGTCGAGATCGGCTGCTACGAGGGCCTCCGCCACCGCCGTGGCCTTCCCGTGCGCGGTCAGCGCACGAAGACCAACGCGCGCACCCGCAAGGGCCCGAAGCGCACCGTCGCCGGCAAGAAGAAGGCCGGGCGCAAGTAACCCGCCCGTCCCGCGAGGACCACGCCCCACGGCGCGTGTCCCGGGACGCCGGCACAGCAGCCTGACGACCACGAGAGAAGAAGCAGATGCCTCCCAAGACCCGCAGTTCCGTGCGCAAGCCGCGCCGCAAGGAGAAGAAGAACGTCTCCCACGGCCAGGCGCACATCAAGAGCACGTTCAACAACACCATCGTCTCCATCACGGACCCCTCGGGTGCCGTGATCGCGTGGGCGTCCTCCGGCCAGGTGGGCTTCAAGGGCTCGCGCAAGTCGACGCCGTTCGCCGCGCAGCTCGCCGCCGAGGCCGCTGCCCGTCGCGCGCAGGAGCACGGCATGCGCAAGGTCGACGTCTTCGTCAAGGGCCCCGGCTCGGGCCGTGAGACCGCGATCCGCTCGCTGCAGGCCACCGGCCTCGAGGTGGGCTCGATCCAGGACGTGACGCCGCAGGCGCACAACGGCTGCCGCCCGCCGAAGCGCCGCCGCGTCTGACACCCGGCTCCGCCGTGGCCGGCGCTCGTCACCCGACGCACCGGCCACGGCGTCGCTCGTCCGACCCACCGGTCATGTGGACCGAGGCATGGCCGTCACGAAGTACTGCGGAGCGTCATATGGCGGACGCCCGCTGAGAGGAAACCCACCGTGCTCATCGCACAGCGCCCCACCCTGACCGAAGAGGTCATCTCGGAGAACCGCTCGCGGTTCTCCATCGAGCCGCTCGAGCCCGGCTTCGGCTACACGCTCGGCAACTCGCTGCGCCGGACGCTGCTGTCCTCCATCCCCGGTGCCGCCGTCACGTCCATCCGGATCGACGGCGTGCTGCACGAGTTCTCCACCGTGCCGGGTGTCAAGGAGGACGTCACCGAGATCATCCTCAACATCAAGAACCTCGTCGTCTCCTCGGAGAACGACGAGCCGGTCGTGATGTACCTGCGCAAGCAGGGTTCGGGCGTCGTCACCGCCGCCGACATCGTCCCGCCGGCAGGCGTCGAGGTGCACAACCCCGACCTGCACCTGGCGACGCTGAACGACAAGGGCAAGCTGGAGATCGAGCTCACGGTCGAGCGTGGCCGTGGCTACGTCTCCGCCGCCCAGAACAAGTCGTTCGAGGCCGAGATCGGCCGGATCCCGGTCGACTCGATCTACTCGCCGGTGCTCAAGGTGACCTACAAGGTCGAGGCGACGCGTGTCGAGCAGCGGACGGACTTCGACAAGCTCATCGTCGACGTCGAGACGAAGGCGGCGATCAGCCCGCGCGACGCGCTCGCGTCGGCCGGCAAGACCCTCGTCGAGCTGTTCGGCCTGGCGCGCGAGCTCAACGTCGAGGCGGAGGGCATCGAGATCGGCCCGTCGCCGACCGACGCCGCGCTCGCCGCGGACCTCGCGCTGCCGATCGAGGACCTGCAGCTGACCATCCGGTCGTACAACTGCCTCAAGCGTGAGGGCATCCACACGGTGGGTGAGCTCGTGGCGCGCAGCGAGGCCGACCTGCTGGACATCCGCAACTTCGGTGCGAAGTCCATCACCGAGGTCAAGGAGAAGCTGGCCGAGCTCGGCCTGACGCTCAAGGACAGCCCGCTCGACTTCGACCCGACCGCGTCCGCCTACTACGGCGAGGACGAGGGCGACTTCGTCGAGGACGAGCAGTACTGACGCCCGGGGAACGCGCACCCGGGTCTGACCCGGGCGCGCGTCGCCGATCACTGGAACTCAAGGAGTAGAGACCATGCCCACGCCCACCAAGGGTCCCCGGCTCGGTGGCGGACCGGCGCACGAGCGTCTGATCCTCGCGAACCTCGCGACGCAGCTGTTCGAGCACAAGCGGATCACGACGACCGAGGCGAAGGCCAAGCGCCTGCGCCCCCTCGCCGAGCGCCTCGTCACCTTCGCCAAGCGCGGTGACCTGCACGCCCGCCGCCGTGTCCTGACCGTCGTCAAGGACAAGAGTGTCGTGCACACCCTGTTCACCGAGATCGCGCCGGCCGTCGCCGAGCGTCAGGGTGGCTACACGCGCATCACGAAGATCGGTCCGCGCAAGGGCGACAACGCGCCCATGGCCGTGATCGAGCTCGTGCTCGAGCCGCTGTCGCCGAAGCAGGCCGTCGTCAAGGAGGCCACGAAGGCCACCGCGAAGGCTGCCCCGAAGGCTGAGAAGAAGGACGCGAAGGTCGAGGAAGCGCCTGCCGCCGAGTCCACCGAGGCCCCGGCCGAGGAGACCGCGACCGAGGGCGACGCCGACAAGGCCTGAGCCCTCCACCGCAGCACGACGGGCCCGGAACCGCACAGGTTCCGGGCCCGTCGTCGGTCCCAGACCCGGACGCCCCACGCGGTCGTAGGGTCGGGGCATGGGACTTCCGGTCGTCTTCGTGCACGGGTTGCGCACGTCGCGGACCATGTGGCGCGCGCAGGTCGACGCGCTCGAGCGTGCGGGTCGCGTCGCCGTCGCGATGGACCTGCCCGGGCACGGTGAGCGCGCCGACGAACCGTTCACCCTCGACGGTGCGGTCGCGACGGTGGCCGACGCCGTGGACGGTGTCGGCGGGCGGGCGCTCGTGGTCGGCCTGTCGCTCGGCGGCTACACGGCCATCACGCACGCCGCCCGGCACCCCGAGCAGGTCGCGGGGCTGGTCGCGGCGTCGTGCTCGACGCGGCCGCTGCGTCTGCTGGTCGGCGGCTGGTCGCTCGCGGCGCGGGGGATCGTCCGGCTCCCGGACCACGGTGCCGGGCTCAACGCGATGATGGTCCGGCGGTTCCTGCCGCCGCAGGGAGCGCAGGACGTCGGGGCGGGCGGGTTCGCGCTCCTCGTGACCGAGGACGTGCTGCGGGAGGTCGCGCGGGCGACGCCCGTCGAGGACCTCGCCCGGCTGCGCGTGCCGGTGTGGGTCGTCAACGGCCGGTTCGACCACTTCCGCGGCGACGAGCGGCTGTTCGTGCGCGCGTGCGCGGACGGCAGGCTCGTCGTCGTGCCCGGTGCGACGCACCTCGTCAGCCTCGTCGCGCCGGAACGGTTCACGCGCGTCGTGCTCGAGGCGCTGGACGAGCTCGACGCGATCGACGCGGGCCGACCCCCCACCCGGACCGCCGTCCCGGCGCTCCCGTCGACGGCGGCCGGAAGCCCCACGGACGAGCGCGCAGGCTGACCGCGGACGACCCGCGGGGACGGTCGTCCGACGGGAGCGACCGGCGGGGGCTCAGCCGCCGACGAGCTCGGCGAGGAGCGCGGTGTCCAGGCGCACCGTGCCGTCGGCGGCGCGCACGGTGACCGGGCGCAGGGCCCCGTCCGGGGCGCGGTGGTGCAGGTGCGGCGTCACGGGCAGGAGCGTCGACGGCCGCGGGCTCGTCGCCCAGTCGAGCATGCCGCGGGCCGCGGACAGCACGGTGCCGCCCGAGACGACGTGCACCGCGACCGCGGACGCGTGCGGGACGGCGACGAGCATCCCCGCGCCCTCGTCGCTGCGCCGGCCCACCGCCGCGAACAGCTGGTCGACGACCAGCACGCGGCTCGGTGCGAGCTGGTCCTGCGTCGTGAGCACGTGCATGTCGCCGCCGCCGCGGAAGCCGACGACGTGCCACTCCGGGAGGGGGAGCCGGAGAGTCCCCGCGAGCGCCTCCGGCGCGTGCACCGCCCAGCCACCACGCTCGCCGAGGTCGTGCACGGGCCGCGGCTCGCCGTCGAAGAGCAGCATCGCGCAGGCCTGGAGGTGCGGGCCAAGCGCGGGGCCGGCGTCGGCCGGCAGGATGCCGGCGGGAACGATGCCCGCGGCGACGCGCGGCAGGTCCGGCGGGCGGGGTGCCGGCGCGGCGTCGGGCGCGGGGGAGGGCTGATCGGCACGCCGCCGACGGAAGAACGAGGGCACGTCGCCACCGTAGGCGCAGGTCAGGGGACATGTCCGGGACCGTCACCCGGACGGCCGTCAGGTCTGCAGGCTCCAGGCCCGCACGCCGCCGACGATGCCCGCCTGGTTGGGCACGACGACGACGTCATCGCCGAGCCGCTCGAGCACCTGCGGCGTCACCTGCCGTGCGTTGCCGCCCCCGAGGTACAGGCGGTCCCAGTGCACGACGGGGCGCAGGCCCTCGACGACGCGACGCACGCGCCGCGACCACAGCCCGTCGCCGAGCCGGGCCCGCTCGACCTGCCCGATGTACGCGTCGTAGGTCGTGCCCCAGCGCACCGGCGCGTGCGACAGCTCGAGGTGCGGCGCGAGCGTGCCGCCGTCGAACAGCGCGGACCCGAGTCCCGTGCCGAGGGTGAGCACGAGCTCGACGCCCGTGCCGGAGACCACGCCGGCGCCGTGGACCTCGGCGTCGTTGAGCACGAGCGTCGGCACGCCGAGCCGCTCCTGCAGGGCCGCGCGGATGTCGCACCCCGCCCACGCGGTCACGAGCGCCGGGTCGACCGCGGTCCGCGGCCCGGACCGGGTGACGTAGTGCGGTGTCGCGACGACGACCCCGTGCCGGATCATCCCGGGCATCCCGACCGTCGCCCGGTCCGCGTCGGGGAGGCCCGCGGCGATCTGCGCGATCGTGTCGACGAGCCGCGACGGCGGCAACGGGTAGGGCGTCGGCACCCGGACCGCGGGTGCATGCAGCGTGCCGGCGGCGTCGAGCACCGACGCCTTGATCCCGCCGCCCCCGCAGTCGACGGCGAGCGTGAAGGGATGGGACGAGAGGCTCGGCACCCGTCCACGCTAGCGCCGCCCGGCGCCCGACCACGGCGGCACCACGGCGGCACTACCGTGGTGGCCCGTGACGCAGCAGGAGACCCCGGGCGGTGCCCCGACGCACGCGGACGCGGTGCGGCTGCGCCTCGACCTCGCCTACGACGGCACGTCGTTCAGCGGCTGGGCGCGGCAGCCTGCGCTGCGGACCGTGCAGGGCGTGCTCGAGGACGCGCTCGCCACCGTGCTGCGCACCGCCGCGCACGGCGAGCCGGCGCCGCACGTCACGGTCGCCGGCCGCACCGACGCGGGGGTGCACGCGCGGGGGCAGGTCGCGCACATGGACGTCGCGCCGCACGTGCTCGACGCGGTCCGCGGCCGGTCCGACCGCACGCCCACCGACGCCCTTGTCGCGCGGCTCGCGGGTGTGCTCC
This genomic interval carries:
- the rplQ gene encoding 50S ribosomal protein L17 gives rise to the protein MPTPTKGPRLGGGPAHERLILANLATQLFEHKRITTTEAKAKRLRPLAERLVTFAKRGDLHARRRVLTVVKDKSVVHTLFTEIAPAVAERQGGYTRITKIGPRKGDNAPMAVIELVLEPLSPKQAVVKEATKATAKAAPKAEKKDAKVEEAPAAESTEAPAEETATEGDADKA
- the rpsK gene encoding 30S ribosomal protein S11; the protein is MPPKTRSSVRKPRRKEKKNVSHGQAHIKSTFNNTIVSITDPSGAVIAWASSGQVGFKGSRKSTPFAAQLAAEAAARRAQEHGMRKVDVFVKGPGSGRETAIRSLQATGLEVGSIQDVTPQAHNGCRPPKRRRV
- a CDS encoding DNA-directed RNA polymerase subunit alpha, encoding MLIAQRPTLTEEVISENRSRFSIEPLEPGFGYTLGNSLRRTLLSSIPGAAVTSIRIDGVLHEFSTVPGVKEDVTEIILNIKNLVVSSENDEPVVMYLRKQGSGVVTAADIVPPAGVEVHNPDLHLATLNDKGKLEIELTVERGRGYVSAAQNKSFEAEIGRIPVDSIYSPVLKVTYKVEATRVEQRTDFDKLIVDVETKAAISPRDALASAGKTLVELFGLARELNVEAEGIEIGPSPTDAALAADLALPIEDLQLTIRSYNCLKREGIHTVGELVARSEADLLDIRNFGAKSITEVKEKLAELGLTLKDSPLDFDPTASAYYGEDEGDFVEDEQY
- a CDS encoding ROK family protein, with product MPSLSSHPFTLAVDCGGGGIKASVLDAAGTLHAPAVRVPTPYPLPPSRLVDTIAQIAAGLPDADRATVGMPGMIRHGVVVATPHYVTRSGPRTAVDPALVTAWAGCDIRAALQERLGVPTLVLNDAEVHGAGVVSGTGVELVLTLGTGLGSALFDGGTLAPHLELSHAPVRWGTTYDAYIGQVERARLGDGLWSRRVRRVVEGLRPVVHWDRLYLGGGNARQVTPQVLERLGDDVVVVPNQAGIVGGVRAWSLQT
- a CDS encoding alpha/beta fold hydrolase, producing MGLPVVFVHGLRTSRTMWRAQVDALERAGRVAVAMDLPGHGERADEPFTLDGAVATVADAVDGVGGRALVVGLSLGGYTAITHAARHPEQVAGLVAASCSTRPLRLLVGGWSLAARGIVRLPDHGAGLNAMMVRRFLPPQGAQDVGAGGFALLVTEDVLREVARATPVEDLARLRVPVWVVNGRFDHFRGDERLFVRACADGRLVVVPGATHLVSLVAPERFTRVVLEALDELDAIDAGRPPTRTAVPALPSTAAGSPTDERAG
- the rpmJ gene encoding 50S ribosomal protein L36, translating into MKVKPSVKKICDKCKVIRRHGRVQVICENLRHKQRQG
- the infA gene encoding translation initiation factor IF-1, with the protein product MAKKDGVIEIEGSVVEALPNAMFRVELTNGHKVLAHISGKMRQHYIRILPEDRVVVELSPYDLSRGRIVYRYK
- the rpsM gene encoding 30S ribosomal protein S13; its protein translation is MARLIGVDLPREKRLEIALTYIYGVGRTRAQQTLAATGISPDVRVKDLGDTELVALRDYLEGNFKLEGDLRREVAADIRRKVEIGCYEGLRHRRGLPVRGQRTKTNARTRKGPKRTVAGKKKAGRK